CCTTGCCtaagaaacaattgatcaCAGTGGTGTCAAGTTTATTCATGGCATCATTCCTAGCTGCATTGGATGCTACAGTTGTAACTACATTGTTGACAATAATTGCTTCTGAATTGAAAGCAGTGAAAAACATATCCTGGATTGCTACATCGTACTTATTATCATCCTCCGCATTCCAACCAATCTTTGGAAAATTATCAGATATCTTTGGCCGTAAGTTCATCTTGATCGGTTGCTCACTCAtgtttggaattggatgTACAATCTGTGTTACTGACTCTTTGTGGTGGTTGGTGATTGGTAGATTCGTAACAGGATGGGGCGGTTCTGGTCTTACTGCAGTGGGAACTATAACTATGTCGGATCTTATACCATTAAGAGACCGTGGTTTATACCAAGGATTAGCAAACATCTGTTTTGGGCTAGGTGCCGCATCTGGTGGATTTGTGGGAGGTATCGTTGCCGACACTTTGGGATGGAAATATGTTTTCATCTTGCAAGTGCCTCTTGCTGCTATTGTTGGTCTTGCTCTctatttcaatttgaacttgCCTGCAGGTTCGCCAGGTTTGGGTGCCCATGGCCAAGATATCAGACAAAAGTTAAAGAGGGTTGACTTCTTGGGAAGTTTTTGCTTGATTAGTgcattgatgttgtttttAACTGCAACGTCCTTAGGAGGAAGGGATATTGCATTCACGTCGAATTTGTTTATCTCGTTGTCAGCTGCAAGCTTTGCCTTGATTCTTGCCTTTTTGTACGTGGAGGCATATGTGAGTGAGGAACCCATCATTCCAATCGAATTGCTCGGAAATAGAACTGTGTTAGCTTCATCATTAACCAACTGGTTCTACACAATGGGAATATTTGCAATTATGTTTTATGTTCCAGTGTATTACACATCTGTCCTTTACTTGACTGCAAGTGAAAATGGTTTACGGTTGGTGCCCAACTTTATTGGTATTTCAATAGGTTCTGTTGGTGCTGGATACTATATGAAACGTACTGGACGTTATTACAACCTAGCAGTTGCAGCTGGAATATTGGCCATCCTCGGTGCTTATAGAGTTACCCTTCTTGATACACACACACCAACATGGCAGcaatatttgatgatgctTCCACAGGGTATGGGATACTCCTGTATACTAACCATTACATTGCTTGCATTGATTGCCGCAACTCCAATGAAGTACCAAGCTTGTACTACGTCAATTCAATATACATTTAGGTCAACAGGGTCTACTTTGGGAGTTTCGGCAGCTTCAGCTATATTCCAAACGATTCTTGGACTGAGTTTACGAAAGAAGATTCGGGATTTAGTCAAGGATCCAGAAGAGGCTAGGAAGATCATTGCAAAAGCTTTGGACGATACCAACTACGTCCATGAGGCGCCAAAGTACGTCAGGAAAGCAATCAGATCTTCATACGATGAAGGTTGTAGAGGGGCATATTACTTTGCTTTGGTGACTATCATTATTGGAGttatttcatcattgttcATGAGAGAGCATAAATTACATACAAGTCTTAATAGAGATTGATATATGAATAGacatctttgaaatcattcaaaGTGAATATCGTATGTATGGTTCTTTCCACCTGATACGAGTAGTGCTGGAGTATTCGATTCAGAGGTGTAAAATGATGGATGATGATTCGAATTCGGTGTAGGTGGGCTTTCATCGTTCTCGTTTAGATTGAATGTAGTTACCTTTGCAGGGATGGGGTATTGATGATCCGTCATCTCTGGACTGAATATCATCTGGAATGGAGATTTGACCAGATGATGATATGAAGAGCTACCAAGAAGTGGCGATAAAATTGGAGACATGAGTTCATCATTTTGGATTGCTGATTCTAATGTGTCTTCGATTATCTCCTCAATTAACGTGTTTTCAGACGCTACGTTGACATTTATAAGAAGAACTGCAACGAAGATGCACAATATGCCCAAAATATAGACTGAGCTGGTATTAATAGGTTCACGGGCGTGGATTAGCACAACGTAGTCAATAAAAATAGTAATCGGTATGGAGCTCGTTAATGTCAAGGACACAACTAAGGGACTTGTCAATAACATGGCTAATATTGAGGTATAGTCGGATACAACTGTGAGAATGCCATTAGCGATTATAATTGCCAAGATTGTGTTGTTAGGAGGAAGTTCAAACTTTTCCACGTCGAACGCATTTGCAATGTACAAAAGCGGAGCTCCAATTAGAAGAATAAACACTCCAACATAGCCAAATAATCTTCTCTCATTTGTAGTTTTGGAACCACCACACTTGAATTTCATTGTCAACAAATAGAAAGCATAAAACAAAGCCCCACCCAAAGCCAATGTATTACCAAGTTTAGGGTTTTTTGGAGTGTATTTGTGATCACCGCTCTGATCCGCCACTGAACTCATGTTGACTAAAAATACACCACAGCAACTTACTGCAACACATACAACCTTTATTCTTGAGAAACGTTCTGTTTTGATTAAGACCCCAATGAGTAAAGTGAACACAGATGTCAATGAACCAATCACAGTTTGATTGGATGCTGAAGTGAACCTTAATGCCTCCATTGCAAAAATATTGTAAAGGAAGTAAATTGTGCCAATTTGGAATGCAACGATCAAGACTTCCCTCGGTGATAGGGAGGTATTTTCTTGGTCGCTAGCTTTGTCAGTATTCAGCAATGGCTTGTGTTCATTCACTTCAGACAGTCCCACTCTGACAAGATTGAACACATCATACAATAGATTCAAGGAAAAGCAAGAACCCGTaataaaagcaaaaaatATTGGTTTTCTGTATTCACCACCCTTTAACACATCATTGACTAACTCCAATCCAACAATCCAAGCTCCAATTGATACAATCAATAAGATTATACCAGTTTTATATTTGCGTTTTTCTTCTCGTGTTATAAGATCAACCACTTGATCCGGATCCGATGTACTCTGTGGTAGCAACATATTTGATGTTTGAGGTAATAAGTCTGTCATGATGAGATATGCCCCGTAGTTATGAGTAAAGGCAGAGTAGAGCGTTGTCGATTCCGGATGTCTTTCTCTTATCAGATCACACAAGATAAGAAGAATACACAAAATCGCGAAAAAAATTGCCAGATCTTACAAGGTTAATGCTACATTTGATTGGATAAAACGTATAAAATGCGTATTCAATAAAAAGACTAATGTAGATGATATTTTCGAGAGTTTGAATACTGAGGTTAGCACCGACTATTGCTCCAAGTATTAGACCACACTTCATTAGTTTTGATTGACATATTAGCCATATTACTGTGAGGATCTTTTCGCAACCGAGCTGCAACACAAAGCAATCAAATAGATATAGTAATACACAATCTACTTAATAACCGTAGGTGTTTGATATCTTCTTCTGCAAATGCTGCAAAGCTGTGATGTATTCAGTGTCCTTAGCCACACCTCTACCAGTACgatctttcaacaattcactTGGCACTGGTTCCAATAATGTTTCATCACTTGGGTGGCtgaaaaatacaattgaatatctATCTTCTGCTTGAGAATTGCTGAATTTGACTCTGTGTATAGTACTTTTGAGTAACCCAGCAGTCCAATAACTTAACAAATCCCCAATATTTACAATTATAGGAGGCGCCATATCTGGTTTGGTACTAGCAACAAATGGTACCTTTTCCCATTTTTTGCTGACAGGACTGTATATTTCTAGTCCTTCCTGGTGCTccttttgaaacaaaagcGTCATAGAGCCGTAGTCAGTGTGAGCACCAGCACGGACTTCACTCAGCTCATCGTTGGTGTTTTGGGCCGGGTAGTGCAAGAACCGAAGAGTTGACCCGGACGTGGATGTGGGTTTGTATCTTGATGTGAACCATTCGATACCTGGACCTTCTTCACTATCTTGAATTTCAAGACTTCTAGCTAATATTAAAAGCAAGTCAAGGGCCAATCgatttaatttcaaaatcgtGCCTTTGATAAACTTGTGTCGTTCTGCATCCTCAGTGAACCATTTTGGAACTGGTCCTGAAGGCTCCCCGGTTGTAAAATCAATGCCACTGAAGTTTAAACCCTCCTTAAAATCCCTCTTTTGAGAAGGATCAAGGTTTTCCctattgaattgaatgtaCCCAGAATTAGTGTTGtcaaatggaaaattttgtttatacTCCAATGGTAATTCAAAAAACTCCTTAGATAAGTCAAATATCTTGTCAACTTCTCCAGCTTCAAATTTATGACCGTCGATAAACACAAATCCTTGCGATACCATAGCATCTAACAACTCCTTGGATACCTTGGGATCTTCCAAGTTGGAAATATCAACTGTGGTTAAAGGGTTACCACTCATTGTCGTTGCTAAGAAGGTTGCTGggaaaagttgaaaatttttggtttttagtaattgatcttttttgtggtattctttttttagTAAAGGTAATTGTTGGATCCATTATAGACAAGCGTAGGATTTACTAGTGCAGTTTTGCATTGCATGGGATGAATATATTAGAATCATACGATATGGTCGACACACACTAggcaatttcaatttgggtAACGAGCATTAAACGGCGTTGTTTCAATGTCGGTTTCTCGTGGTTGAGCAAAAATTTTGCGTTCTATCGATGAACGCTTTGTGTGGTActtttacaattgaaagGCACACAACCTTCAATTATACTGAGTATATTTGCAACTGGGTCGTTAAATGCAGAATTGGTTAGTTGACTCATAATTATATCCAGCTATTCAGATGCCTTGCATTTACAACGCTTCTTTGAATGCCGCTAGAGACATTGGTGTATCAGCAGAGCAAAGGAAAGCAAGACAAAAGTGAAGTTTGCTAACTCAAGGTAAATTTAGCGATGTATTTGACTAACTGCaacattgttgttttcCAAACCGGAAAAAGATTTATACAAATAGTCAATAGATCCGCTTTTTTCCTATTTGAGTAATTAGCGACATTTAAGTGACAGTTGAAAGTACGGAAGCAGTCATCCTGAATCTAAATGCTCTTATCGCATCAATGCACGTGGATACAACAAGTTATAGAAGGAAAAATTTTTAGTTTTTATGTTGCATCATGTGGTGAAAGTACAGATATGGATTTGAAATCGAAACTGTGCAAAACAATGCACAAAATTAAGCGTTATAAAATGTGGGGTCCACGGACCCTTTCATTACATCAAACGATGTAATGAAATGCACTCGGAAAAAAAGCTACCACTTTATAGGCTTTTGTTACTCGCAGAATCAGATGTTCGTGTTTGGAGAGAGCATGAGTGTTTGTGAGGTATTTGGGTGCGGTGTCAGAGACTGATTCCTCCCCCACCTCAGTGAGCTTACTGTACAATCTAAATGCCAAAGGCAACATCAATACACAATTACCAGAAGTTATTGACTCTGGCTGTATAAAGAGAATATCATTTACTCCCGTCAATGTGGAGACATACTTTTTGGGTATATTCTACTGAGAATGTAGTTGAAAGTGCTATCCCAGCTCCTCTGCATACTACTTTGGTGGAGTTTACACTTTGGTCCCACTCTCAGGGTTCATCATTTGACTTTATTATTTACGCGATCGTTCTCCTTCATATATAATCTCTTTGAAAACCTCGATGTTACACAAAAGCGATACGTCTGGATTTGCAGTAACTGATTTCGTAGAGTAAACATTCCATCTACGTGAACCAACAGCCCAATTAAACTCAGTTATATGGTAGTGGGGTAATTTTAATAACGACTTGCCTGATATTACCACCGCTAGTCTTGCTATATAAGAAACTGGACAATCTTTTATTCAATAcattcattcaatttattaaacaaacaaaatgggATTCAAAGAAAGTTTTACCAATATCAATATCACCCGAAGAAAGATCCTGCGAGAACCAAATGCTTCCTTAAGCTTAGTAATAAGTACTTCCAAGATAGTTGAGATTGATGAGAAATCAGGTCAAGTAGTAGCTGAAGTCGGCTCTGACAATGAAGAGGAGCACGCCCAACCGAAAACTCTTGAAAGAGGTTTGAAATCAAGACACGCTCAATTGATTGCCATAGGTGGTGCAGTGGGTACCGGATTATTTGTTGGATCGGGTGCTGTATTAGTCACTTGTGGTCCAGCTTCACTTTTCCTTTCCTACGTCATAATGTCAACAGTGGtgtattttgttttgcaaatgtTGGCAGAAATGACGATTTTCTTACCCTTGCCAGGTAATGGTCCATTGGCGTTCATTAATGACTTTTTATCACCATCATTTGGCTTTGCTTTAGGGTGGAATTATTGGTATGCATTCAGTGTCTTAGTTGGTGCTGAAGTTACAGCAGCAGCTGTTGTTATTGAGTATTGGACTACTTCAGTGAGCACAGCAGTGTGGATCACTATATTATTAGCATTAATCATATTCATGAATATGACATCAGTGAGGTTCTTTGGCGAAGCTGAGTTTTGGTTTgcttctttgaaattgattgcgTTGCTTGGCTTGATTATCTTGAGTATTGTGTTGttctttggtggtggtcCAGATCATGACAGGTTGGGATTTAGATATTGGAAACATTCACCTTTCAAAGAACATTTGGCAGGTGGATCAACAGGAAGGTTCTTGAGTTTGTGGACGGCCATTATAAAATCAGGTTTCTCATACATTACATCACCAGAGGTTGTGTCAACCACAATGGGGGAAACAGTTGCCCCTAGAGCAAATTGTGCTAAAGCTGCTCGCAGATTCATATATCGTCTAATTTTCTTCTACGTCTTGGGGTCATTGAGTATTGGTGTAATTGTCAGTTCTAATGACAAAAAGTTGTTTGGTGGAGCATCGGACTCATCTGGTAGTCCCTTCACGATAGCTATTCAAAATGCTGGTATAAAAGGATTGAATCATGTGATCAATGTGGCTATATTAATTTCAGCCGAGTCAGCAGGAAACTCGTTTTTATATTCTGCATCAAGAGCTTTGTTTTCTATGGCTCAAGACGGGAATGCTCCTGGATTCTTTGCCAGAGTCAACCGATTTGGTATACCAATTTATAGTGTAGCTGcttcttcattatttgGCTTTTTATCATACTTGAATGTGTCATCAGCTTCTGCAAATGTTTTCAGCTGGCTTTCAAACATCTCCACTATATCTGGGTTTATAGGGTGGCTTGCTATTGGATTTGCTTACCTTAGGTGGAGAAAAGCGATCAAGTTCCATGGTCTTTCAGACCGGGTCCCTTACAGATCATATTTGGAACCATTTGGTGCTTATTATGTTATATTCATGATGTCAATAATCACAATCACCAATGGATACGCAGTATTTTTTGACTTTAAGGGAGCTGATTTTGTAGCCGCCTATATAACACTTCCAATCGTGGTAGTATTATACTTTGGCCATTTGTCGTATGATCGTTAtataaagaaaaacaagCTATGGTTAATCCCACTAGCAGATATCGACTTGACTacaaatttggatttaattgaagaagaggagcAGAATTACGAGCCACGGGTGCCAAAGAATTTCTTGCAAAGATTCTGGTTCTGGTTAGCCTAAAAAAGAGGGAATACAATGGGAATACGCTGGGGTGAAATAGGGATTCCATCAGCGTGTGCAAGATTAGAGAGTTATTTAGTTGTCTATGAGTTGTAAATGCCGATAACTGGGCGATTGGAATACAGTAACTGTTCCTTAGTGCACATTGACTGCGTTGCATTTATACTATCGGTACCAGCTTCACCCAACTGTGTAAAGAAGTAATACCTCACATATCAATTGGTGTTAGTCTAGATATGGTTAGTAGTCTTGTGACTTAAAAGAGAAGAGAACAAGAgaacaatgaaaaaaaaaaaaaacgaaaaaaaaaaccaaatagtggtgatcaattttgacGCGtcattgattaaattttATGATGAATACAACAACTACGCAGTAGGTAAAACGCAGAAATATTAGACATAATGTACTTTTGTAGCAATTTGTTTCGAGCATTTGAATCCacagttttgaaattgcacTTTAAAGATCTTGGCAAAAGTCTTTTTCCAGTTCATTGTACTGTACAATAAAGAGGGTGTGATGTTAAGTTAAAACGCGTATTCATTGTAAGTCAGTTTGGTTATGTATTGTAGCGAACTACTTGACTCGAGACTGTTCTTGGGTGTCACTCGATTACTTATATCATTATCTAGTGGCACACCTTAGCGCAGTCAGCATGGTATCTTTCGAACTCCATCTCATTAGTTCAATCTCTTTATACTTTCAGAAGTAGATACCTCTCTCTTGTGGAGTGGTTATATACAGGAANNNNNNNNNNNNNNNNNNNNNNNNNNNNNNNNNNNNNNNNNNNNNNNNNNNNNNNNNNNNNNNNNNNNNNNNNNNNNNNNNNNNNNNNNNNNNNNNNNNNNNNNNNNNNNNNNNNNNNNNNNNNNNNNNNNNNNNNNNNNNNNNNNNNNNNNNNNNNNNNNNNNNNNNNNNNNNNNNNNNNNNNNNNNNNNNNNNNNNNNNNNNNNNNNNNNNNNNNNNNNNNNNNNNNNNNNNNNNNNNNNNNNNNNNNNNNNNNNNNNNNNNNNNNNNNNNNNNNNNNNNNNNNNNNNNNNNNNNNNNNNNNNNNNNNNNNNNNNNNNNNNNNNNNNNNNNNNNNNNNNNNNNNNNNNNNNNNNNNNNNNNNNNNNNNNNNNNNNNNNNNNNNNNNNNNNNNNAAAAAAATTggagagagagagagagagagatttggaaattacGGTTTTAACATCCCTATTACTattaatatatataaacaTCAAGGTTAAAAGGTGTTCACCATTAGATAACTTGGACTTCTCGAAAAATTGTACGACTAGATTGTTTTGTACTATACAAGGAATACTATACCCctttgctgttgttgaagtcGTTCAAGATTACACAATAAAACCACTTCACCGACCCAGTCCACTCGCTTTTGAAGATGTATACACCGGTTAGCTATCTACGAATATGCTTTCTATTAGCAGCCCTACTACCACTTTCACAAGCAATAGGGTTACTAGTGCCGCCgttgaagaagaaccaGCTACCTTCTTTAGacaatttacaacaatgtCTTTCCTATGAACTTGGAACAAATGACGTGCTATTTCTCACCTTAAAGTCGATTGAAAACTTACCATCACAGGATTTAAATTTGCTAATTTTGGATAGCATGGGCAATAAATTGAGagatcaatcaaatttggaaaggTTTCCCAGTCCTATTGAACTTATAATTAATCCGCAAGGTGTGACCGATGAAAGTGATATCTCTTCAACGTTAAAGGACCGTGATTTGGTCCCATCCAAGCTTGTACATATCTGCTTTTACAATACGTATAATGATTTATCGTGGAGCTTCAAACCAAGgacatttgaatttgaaatgaatGTTAATATCAAAGATGATATCAGAACGACGGATTATCAAATGTATAAACAGTTCTTTGCTTACCTTGATACAGATCTTTCCGAGGGGGAGTTTGATAACAAGATGAATATGGTTGCTCTTGACCTTGATAATATTGTTGCCAAGCTACACAACTCCGATGACGTATTGAAGGAACTTTTAGATCACGAGTTTAAATTGAGAGACACTAATGAGGAGATATTCAGTGGGTATACATTTATCAGTATTGTGCTTTGTGCGACGATATTCGTGTGTGGAGTCATACAGCTATTGTACTTTAAACTCTACCTCAGAAAGGTTGTAAAGTGACGCTTGCAAAATTTCTAAAGCATACTTTTctacttttcaatttgcaTTAATTTTAATCATTAATATTTAATTTCATTTATAGACAATAAATTAACCCCGTACCATACTTGTTATTATCAGCgagtttgttgtttctcCTATTGGCCTCTCATTTCCTCGCTTGTCAACA
The Candida orthopsilosis Co 90-125, chromosome 5 draft sequence genome window above contains:
- a CDS encoding membrane transporter; translation: MSTEPSTRNGEHNHHLYPNVIHDASAESAGIVASELAAEDGSLFNSSILKSHSYGATEGVTPEEYEIDEPNGGYALPKKQLITVVSSLFMASFLAALDATVVTTLLTIIASELKAVKNISWIATSYLLSSSAFQPIFGKLSDIFGRKFILIGCSLMFGIGCTICVTDSLWWLVIGRFVTGWGGSGLTAVGTITMSDLIPLRDRGLYQGLANICFGLGAASGGFVGGIVADTLGWKYVFILQVPLAAIVGLALYFNLNLPAGSPGLGAHGQDIRQKLKRVDFLGSFCLISALMLFLTATSLGGRDIAFTSNLFISLSAASFALILAFLYVEAYVSEEPIIPIELLGNRTVLASSLTNWFYTMGIFAIMFYVPVYYTSVLYLTASENGLRLVPNFIGISIGSVGAGYYMKRTGRYYNLAVAAGILAILGAYRVTLLDTHTPTWQQYLMMLPQGMGYSCILTITLLALIAATPMKYQACTTSIQYTFRSTGSTLGVSAASAIFQTILGSSLRKKIRDLVKDPEEARKIIAKALDDTNYVHEAPKYVRKAIRSSYDEGCRGAYYFALVTIIIGVISSLFMREHKLHTSLNRD